CGGTCGATCAGCTCCTTTTGGTTTTTGACCTCCCGCACCCCGGGCTGGTTGCGCAGCGACTCATCGAACGCGCCGTGCTCCTCGGGGTTCTCCAGTTTGACGATGAACGACGCCGGGAACGCGTCCTTGCTGGCCACCTCCTTGAACTGGGGCAGCTTGCGGATTGCGTCCTGGTAGGCGTCCTCACGGTTGAGGTAGCGCACCGATTTGACGTCGTCGCGGGCCTCGATCTGCTCGCGCAGCGCCGCGCACGGGTCGGCTTCGCATGCGGGGTCGTCGGCCGAGGCGTCGTCGGTCAAAAAGACCTGCGATTCGACGCGGTCGAGGTAGATGGCCCGCGAATGGTCGGCCAGCCGGATCACCAACAGCCCGCCGCCGAACAACCCGATCGAGATCGCGGTGGTCAGGATCATCGCGACCGTCATGGTCACGTTGCGGCGAAGCCCGGTCAGGACCTCGTTGAACAGGAATCCAAAGCGCACTTATCGATCCATTCCGTAGACGCCGCGTTGCTCGTCGCGCACCAGCCGGCCCAGCGAGAGTTGCACCACCCGACGGCGCATCGAATCGACGATGTGGTGGTCGTGGGTGGCCATCAACACGGTCGTGCCGGTGCGGTTGATCCTGCCGAGCAGGTCCATGATGTCGTTGCTGGTCTCGGGGTCGAGGTTGCCGGTGGGCTCGTCGGCGAGCAGCACCAGCGGCCGGTTGACGAACGCCCGTGCGATCGCCACCCGCTGCTGCTCACCGCCGGAGAGCTCGTCGGGCAGCCGATTGGCCTTCCCGGACAGCCCCACCATCTCCAGCACCTCGGGCACCACCCGGTTGATGGTGTCGGTGCGTTTGCCGATCACCTCCAGGGCGAACGCGACGTTGTCGAACACCGTCTTCTGCTGCAGCAGCCGGAAATCCTGGAAGACGCAGCCGATGACCTGCCGCAGCGCCGGGATGTGGCGCCCGGAGAGCTTGTTGACGTGGAACTTCGACACCCGGATGTCACCGCCGGTGGGCCGCTCGGCGGCCAGCAGCAGCCGCATGAACGTCGATTTACCCGACCCGGACGGCCCGATCAGGAACACGAACTCGCCCTTGTCGATCTTGACGCTGACATCGTCGAGGGCCGGACGGGCCGACGTTTTGTACTGCTTGCTGACATGGTCGAGCGTGATCATCACGGCACGCAGTGTAACCGCGGCGACGGCTGCGGCCGGTCAAGCTAGCCCGGCGGGGGCGCCGGGGCCGCGGGCCCGGGTGCGGCGCTGGTCGCGGTGTCGGGAACCGAGCCCGGCGGGCCGGCCGCCGGCGCCGAGGTCGGTGACGGCGGCGGCGGGAACAGCGGCGGCGGGAACGGCGCACTGGCGGTAGGGCTGGTGGGGCTGGTGGGGCTGGTGGGGCTGGTCGTCGGCGGCTCGGTGGGCG
This sequence is a window from Mycolicibacillus parakoreensis. Protein-coding genes within it:
- the ftsX gene encoding permease-like cell division protein FtsX; amino-acid sequence: MRFGFLFNEVLTGLRRNVTMTVAMILTTAISIGLFGGGLLVIRLADHSRAIYLDRVESQVFLTDDASADDPACEADPCAALREQIEARDDVKSVRYLNREDAYQDAIRKLPQFKEVASKDAFPASFIVKLENPEEHGAFDESLRNQPGVREVKNQKELIDRLFAVLDGISGAAFAVALVQAVGAVLLIANMVQVAAYTRRTEIGIMRLVGASRWYTQLPFLVEAVLAATIGVAISVIGLIFVRAVFLDKALSQFYKANLIAKIDYADVLYIAPVLWLVGAVMAGATAYVTLRLYIRR
- the ftsE gene encoding cell division ATP-binding protein FtsE, whose amino-acid sequence is MITLDHVSKQYKTSARPALDDVSVKIDKGEFVFLIGPSGSGKSTFMRLLLAAERPTGGDIRVSKFHVNKLSGRHIPALRQVIGCVFQDFRLLQQKTVFDNVAFALEVIGKRTDTINRVVPEVLEMVGLSGKANRLPDELSGGEQQRVAIARAFVNRPLVLLADEPTGNLDPETSNDIMDLLGRINRTGTTVLMATHDHHIVDSMRRRVVQLSLGRLVRDEQRGVYGMDR